From Acidobacteriota bacterium, a single genomic window includes:
- the mfd gene encoding transcription-repair coupling factor gives MVSIEPFLQAILEHPGLRAAQERALAPAAGTVGGISISGLTSPAKAIAAALLAHQLSRPIVILTSDNDAAEGLARTASTVLDWLEPGAGEAVVSLSAFDCSPYEARSPHPDILERRAVGLWRIACGQVRVLAAPLPAAMMRYRPLSFYRSLALRLKISDEIAPEDLAEHLLRVGYEPSEPVLSAGQYSVRGGIVDIFPPEVERPARIEFFGDTIESMREFDPANQRSSKSILELMILPLTEAAPPSNFFSRLVDILARRVPEGRAGRLPPGWSDSFSAPFPGWEFYVPLVEPRMGTLVSLLERPVILWDEPADRQAQLTEFLESLQNAFDAVRDVSPQPPRPDEVFLKAEEFQSSIVSHPSVFLHELDIEGSSEPPEFLAAPVEAAGRFYLNTQPVPKFQGSLKLLAEQLRVQIENGENIVLAVPTSAKADRLREIFADYEIPFENVAWPKACGKDAREQTTTGDVASAGRALRIARGELEAGVVFPDLHLLLLSERDILGEFTWGAARRRENATSSFLSDLSDLKVGDYVVHIDHGIGVYQGLKQLPVGGSTRDFMLLTYQDDARLYVPLERLDLVEKYRSSGDGVKPGLDRLGGSSWQRTKKRVQRALRDMAEELLRLYAERKMRGGTAVAPDNNLQKEFEDSFPFEETPDQLTAIADIKGDLESPEPMDRLLCGDVGYGKTELAMRAAFKVVQESRQVAVLAPTTVLAFQHYTTFCQRMSHFPVRVEMLSRFRSAAEIRKTVADIEAGKVDIVIGTHRMLSKDVQFQDLGLLVVDEEQRFGVAAKERLKKLKANVDVLTMSATPIPRTLHMALGGLRDLSVIESPPRGRLAIQTTVAAFNDGLIQSAIQHEMDRGGQIYFVHNRVESIFTIAALLQRLVPAARIGVAHGQMGERELERAMLKFMEGKYDMLVATSLVENGLDIPRANTMIVNHAERFGLSDLYQLRGRVGRSDRRAYAFFLVPTVDTLTPIAKRRLAALKEFSDLGAGFRLAALDLELRGAGNVLGQQQHGHLNAIGIDLYLRMLDEAVHELKGEPSRPEVRTTFNLGINIKIPESYIADERQRLRMYKRISALKTMEGLQDMEAELTDRYGPIPVPVEQLLNYAVVKSRAEQLMIQTVERKGSEVRMRFHEQTSVSPQKLMEIIKKRRGVAFQPDGVLRMQIKDGSGDPLKDIENILLELQPQR, from the coding sequence ATGGTCTCCATTGAACCATTCCTCCAGGCGATTCTCGAACATCCCGGGCTCCGGGCGGCGCAGGAGCGCGCATTGGCGCCAGCTGCCGGGACCGTGGGTGGAATTTCAATTTCAGGACTGACGAGCCCGGCCAAAGCAATCGCAGCAGCGCTCCTTGCCCATCAACTGTCAAGACCCATCGTCATTCTTACCAGCGATAACGATGCTGCAGAGGGACTGGCCCGGACAGCTTCCACCGTGCTCGATTGGCTGGAGCCTGGCGCAGGCGAGGCGGTCGTATCCCTTTCCGCATTCGATTGCTCGCCATATGAAGCGCGCTCCCCGCATCCCGACATTCTGGAGCGCCGCGCCGTGGGCCTTTGGCGCATCGCGTGCGGTCAGGTCCGTGTTCTCGCCGCGCCATTGCCGGCTGCAATGATGCGCTACCGCCCCCTCTCTTTTTATCGCTCTCTCGCCCTCCGGCTGAAAATCTCCGACGAGATTGCACCGGAAGATCTCGCCGAGCACCTGCTGAGAGTCGGTTACGAACCATCGGAACCAGTTCTAAGCGCAGGGCAGTATTCCGTCCGCGGTGGCATCGTTGACATTTTCCCGCCGGAAGTCGAACGGCCCGCACGGATAGAGTTTTTCGGTGACACCATTGAGTCAATGCGGGAGTTTGACCCAGCAAACCAGCGGTCAAGCAAAAGCATCTTGGAATTGATGATCCTTCCCCTGACGGAAGCTGCGCCGCCATCAAATTTTTTTAGCCGGCTGGTGGACATCCTGGCGAGGCGGGTTCCGGAGGGCCGTGCAGGGCGTCTCCCGCCTGGTTGGTCCGATTCGTTCTCTGCGCCCTTTCCCGGCTGGGAATTTTATGTGCCGCTCGTGGAGCCGCGCATGGGCACGCTCGTTTCGCTGCTGGAGCGCCCCGTCATTCTATGGGACGAACCTGCCGACCGACAGGCGCAGCTAACCGAATTCCTCGAAAGCCTGCAAAATGCTTTCGATGCTGTGCGGGACGTCTCTCCCCAACCGCCACGGCCTGATGAAGTCTTCCTGAAGGCTGAGGAATTTCAGTCTTCGATTGTGTCGCACCCATCCGTCTTTCTCCATGAACTCGACATTGAAGGCTCCAGCGAACCTCCAGAATTTCTTGCCGCTCCGGTTGAAGCCGCCGGCCGGTTCTATCTGAACACGCAGCCGGTGCCCAAATTCCAGGGCTCTCTCAAACTGCTGGCCGAACAACTGCGTGTACAGATTGAGAATGGCGAAAACATTGTCCTGGCTGTCCCGACCTCGGCAAAGGCCGATCGGCTGCGCGAGATTTTTGCTGACTATGAAATCCCTTTTGAAAATGTGGCATGGCCCAAGGCATGCGGAAAAGATGCCCGGGAGCAGACTACCACGGGTGACGTGGCTTCAGCCGGCCGCGCGTTGCGGATTGCCAGGGGAGAACTCGAGGCCGGCGTGGTTTTTCCCGACCTTCACCTTCTCCTGCTCTCCGAACGCGACATTCTGGGCGAGTTTACCTGGGGCGCTGCACGCCGGCGGGAGAATGCAACTTCCAGTTTTCTCTCAGATCTCAGCGATCTCAAAGTGGGCGATTACGTCGTGCATATCGATCATGGCATCGGCGTTTACCAGGGGCTCAAACAACTTCCGGTTGGCGGTTCCACGCGGGATTTCATGCTTCTCACCTACCAGGACGACGCCCGGCTCTACGTACCTCTTGAACGGCTCGACCTGGTGGAGAAATACCGATCCAGCGGCGACGGTGTCAAGCCCGGCCTGGACCGCCTCGGCGGGAGCTCATGGCAGCGGACGAAGAAACGCGTCCAGCGTGCGCTGCGCGATATGGCCGAAGAGCTTCTCCGCCTCTACGCCGAAAGAAAAATGCGCGGCGGCACAGCCGTGGCTCCGGACAACAATTTGCAGAAAGAGTTCGAGGACTCTTTCCCTTTCGAAGAAACACCCGACCAGTTGACCGCCATTGCCGACATCAAGGGGGACCTGGAATCACCCGAACCAATGGACCGACTGCTCTGCGGCGACGTGGGCTATGGCAAGACCGAGCTCGCCATGCGCGCGGCCTTCAAGGTAGTCCAGGAGTCCCGGCAGGTTGCCGTGCTCGCCCCCACCACTGTTTTGGCGTTCCAGCACTACACCACCTTCTGCCAGCGCATGTCACACTTCCCCGTGCGCGTTGAAATGCTCAGCCGCTTCCGCTCCGCCGCGGAGATCAGGAAAACCGTTGCCGATATCGAAGCCGGCAAGGTTGATATCGTAATCGGCACGCATCGAATGCTGTCTAAGGACGTGCAGTTCCAGGACCTTGGGCTGCTGGTCGTGGACGAAGAGCAGCGGTTCGGCGTAGCGGCCAAGGAACGATTGAAAAAGCTGAAGGCCAACGTCGACGTTCTCACCATGTCCGCCACTCCCATTCCGCGCACCCTGCACATGGCGCTTGGAGGGCTGCGCGACCTTTCGGTGATTGAAAGCCCTCCGCGCGGGCGCCTGGCCATTCAAACCACCGTGGCCGCCTTTAATGACGGCCTCATCCAGTCTGCCATCCAGCATGAAATGGACCGCGGCGGCCAGATCTATTTTGTGCACAACCGCGTGGAATCCATCTTCACCATCGCCGCCCTTCTCCAGCGTCTGGTTCCGGCGGCGCGCATCGGAGTTGCGCACGGCCAGATGGGCGAGCGCGAACTGGAACGCGCGATGCTGAAGTTCATGGAAGGCAAATACGACATGCTGGTGGCGACATCGTTGGTCGAGAACGGCCTGGATATTCCCCGGGCCAACACCATGATCGTGAACCACGCCGAGCGGTTTGGCCTGTCGGACCTCTATCAGCTTCGCGGGCGGGTTGGCCGATCTGACCGCCGGGCCTACGCGTTTTTCCTTGTTCCAACCGTTGATACGCTTACCCCTATCGCCAAAAGGCGGCTGGCTGCTTTAAAGGAATTTTCCGATCTCGGCGCGGGTTTCCGCCTGGCTGCGCTTGACCTTGAGCTTCGGGGTGCCGGTAACGTACTGGGGCAGCAACAACACGGCCACCTGAACGCCATCGGCATTGACCTCTACCTGCGCATGCTGGACGAGGCGGTCCACGAACTCAAAGGCGAACCCTCCCGGCCCGAAGTCCGCACAACCTTCAATCTGGGCATCAATATCAAGATTCCGGAAAGCTATATCGCCGACGAACGCCAGCGCCTGCGCATGTATAAGCGTATTTCTGCCCTTAAGACGATGGAAGGGCTGCAGGACATGGAGGCTGAACTCACGGACCGCTACGGCCCAATTCCAGTCCCGGTGGAACAGTTGTTGAATTATGCTGTCGTAAAGTCCCGGGCCGAACAGCTCATGATTCAGACCGTGGAACGGAAAGGCAGTGAAGTCCGGATGCGGTTTCACGAACAGACATCCGTCAGCCCGCAGAAGCTGATGGAAATCATCAAGAAGAGGCGCGGCGTCGCTTTCCAGCCGGATGGGGTCCTCCGCATGCAGATCAAGGACGGCAGTGGAGACCCTCTGAAAGACATCGAAAACATCTTGCTGGAACTGCAGCCGCAGCGATAA
- a CDS encoding D-glycero-beta-D-manno-heptose 1-phosphate adenylyltransferase — MRVNSRKPASRPALSKILALEDAYEVIAQHKACGERVVFTNGCFDLLHPGHTRYLAGARKLGDLLIVAVNSDHSVRRLKGEGRPIFPQEERAELLAALAAVDYVTIFDDPTPQAVIARMLPNVLVKGAGWGANEIVGRAEVEAAGGCVVSMPAVPGFSTTGIVSAVQKIFG, encoded by the coding sequence ATGCGTGTGAATTCCAGGAAACCGGCAAGCCGGCCGGCACTGTCCAAAATCCTCGCGCTGGAAGACGCATACGAGGTTATTGCGCAGCACAAGGCCTGTGGTGAGCGCGTTGTCTTCACTAATGGATGCTTTGACCTCCTGCACCCCGGCCACACGCGATATCTGGCCGGCGCCAGGAAGCTCGGCGACCTCCTCATTGTTGCGGTCAATAGTGACCACAGCGTGCGCAGGTTGAAAGGCGAAGGCCGGCCCATCTTCCCGCAGGAAGAGCGCGCTGAATTGCTGGCGGCACTCGCTGCAGTGGACTACGTAACTATCTTTGACGATCCCACGCCCCAGGCTGTGATTGCCCGCATGCTGCCGAACGTGCTGGTGAAGGGCGCCGGATGGGGCGCGAACGAAATTGTGGGCCGTGCAGAAGTTGAAGCAGCCGGAGGTTGCGTCGTCTCCATGCCGGCGGTTCCAGGTTTTTCCACGACAGGCATCGTCAGCGCCGTGCAGAAGATTTTTGGTTAA
- a CDS encoding NAD(P)/FAD-dependent oxidoreductase has protein sequence MRTIAIVGGGPAGSMTAARLLQGPTELLNGGQAARVIIFEERFGWEKPCGGGLSHKALREYPFLLQATEMANPVWKMEVHAPGGVSASINLREPLAIYSRRELNHLLLERSQHAGAEVVNDRVIRAERLADKWHLRGRTNLYEADYLIIAAGARSGLRNQLAGALKAEDFMLTFGYFVPGHEDLLRVEFFENFEGYAWSFPRLNHLSVGICGKVGVANMADLRRNLFGFMERHGYSTESASVFSHLLPSLEVESWAGMRLEGDGWALAGDAAGLTDPVTGEGLYFALRSGELLADAILKGFSYTRRVWDEFGSKLMLGARICPMFYRGEFLGASLPTRMVQLCARSKTFLNLFHDMVEGNQAYCGLSGRFIRGLPKYLVETATHSVWKRMGIQSAEQA, from the coding sequence TTGAGGACAATTGCCATCGTCGGCGGTGGACCTGCCGGCTCGATGACCGCCGCCCGGCTTTTGCAAGGGCCAACCGAGCTGCTAAACGGTGGGCAGGCCGCGCGCGTCATCATCTTCGAAGAGAGGTTTGGCTGGGAAAAGCCCTGCGGAGGCGGTTTAAGCCACAAGGCGCTGAGGGAATACCCTTTCCTGCTTCAGGCCACAGAGATGGCAAACCCGGTATGGAAAATGGAGGTCCATGCACCTGGAGGCGTATCCGCCAGCATTAATCTCCGCGAGCCTCTTGCCATTTATTCCAGACGCGAATTGAACCACCTGCTTCTCGAACGCAGCCAGCACGCCGGCGCAGAAGTTGTCAACGACCGCGTGATCCGTGCTGAAAGATTGGCTGACAAATGGCATTTGAGGGGCCGCACCAACCTCTATGAGGCAGATTATCTGATCATTGCCGCCGGTGCGCGCAGCGGTTTGAGAAACCAATTGGCCGGAGCGTTGAAGGCGGAAGACTTTATGCTGACGTTTGGTTATTTTGTTCCAGGCCATGAGGACTTGCTTCGGGTTGAATTCTTCGAGAATTTTGAGGGATATGCCTGGTCGTTCCCTCGCCTCAACCATCTTTCCGTAGGAATATGCGGCAAGGTGGGTGTTGCCAATATGGCCGACCTTCGGCGAAACCTTTTCGGGTTTATGGAACGGCACGGTTATTCGACTGAGTCGGCCTCGGTATTCAGCCACCTGCTGCCCTCTCTGGAAGTTGAAAGCTGGGCAGGCATGCGCCTGGAGGGGGACGGATGGGCGCTGGCAGGAGATGCCGCAGGGTTGACAGATCCCGTCACGGGCGAAGGTCTTTATTTTGCGCTGCGGTCGGGTGAACTGCTGGCAGATGCGATCCTGAAGGGTTTTTCCTATACGCGAAGGGTGTGGGATGAATTTGGCAGCAAACTGATGTTAGGCGCCCGGATTTGTCCCATGTTCTACCGTGGTGAGTTTCTGGGGGCCAGCCTGCCGACACGCATGGTCCAGCTATGCGCTCGGAGCAAGACTTTCCTGAACCTCTTTCATGACATGGTTGAGGGCAATCAGGCGTACTGTGGACTTTCCGGCCGCTTCATCAGAGGCCTGCCGAAGTACCTGGTGGAGACAGCAACCCACTCTGTCTGGAAACGGATGGGTATCCAATCGGCAGAGCAGGCATAG
- the hemL gene encoding glutamate-1-semialdehyde-2,1-aminomutase, whose translation MPGGVNSPVRAFRAVGGTPLFIASGRGSHLKDVDGNEYVDFVLSWGPLILGHCHPEVTKALSDVLGTGTSFGAPTEGEVTLAEEITRAFPSVERVRLVNSGTEAILSAIRLARAATKRDKILKFEGCYHGHSDSLLVKAGSGVATLGLPDSPGVPGVLAELTITVPFNDFEALESAFDWHRNQLAAVLVEPIAGNMGVVPPMPEFLMRLRTLTEEQGTVLIFDEVITGFRVAYGGAQQLYGIQADLTALGKVIGGGLPVGAYGGKASLMDLVAPSGPVYQAGTLSGNPLAVAAGAKTLEVLRRPGTYDRLEVLGKKLAGGLQEQAREAEIPLTVNRMGSMLTAFFNPGPVTDYSSAKKSNSSMFASFFAELLRRGIYFPPSQFESLFVSMAHTEEDIERAVRSAGEAFRVIRVAK comes from the coding sequence ATGCCCGGCGGCGTGAACTCGCCTGTGCGCGCATTCCGGGCGGTCGGCGGAACGCCGCTCTTTATTGCAAGCGGCAGGGGCTCTCATCTGAAGGACGTTGACGGCAATGAATATGTCGATTTTGTCCTTTCGTGGGGGCCATTGATTCTGGGCCACTGCCACCCGGAGGTGACAAAGGCTCTTTCCGATGTCCTGGGAACAGGAACCAGCTTTGGGGCTCCAACCGAGGGCGAGGTGACCCTGGCAGAAGAAATCACCAGAGCGTTTCCCTCCGTCGAGCGCGTTCGCCTGGTTAATTCCGGGACTGAAGCTATTCTTTCGGCCATCCGTCTCGCACGGGCCGCGACGAAGCGAGATAAGATCCTGAAGTTTGAAGGGTGCTATCACGGGCATTCGGACAGCCTGCTGGTGAAAGCCGGGTCCGGAGTGGCGACTTTAGGGCTGCCGGACAGTCCGGGCGTCCCGGGAGTACTCGCTGAACTGACGATTACGGTCCCGTTCAATGATTTTGAAGCACTCGAAAGCGCTTTCGATTGGCACAGGAATCAACTGGCTGCGGTTTTGGTCGAGCCGATAGCGGGCAACATGGGTGTGGTGCCCCCAATGCCGGAGTTTCTGATGCGGTTGCGCACGCTGACCGAGGAGCAGGGAACAGTGCTGATCTTTGACGAGGTGATCACTGGCTTTCGCGTCGCTTACGGCGGAGCACAACAGCTCTACGGTATCCAGGCGGACCTGACTGCTCTAGGCAAGGTGATTGGCGGAGGGTTGCCGGTGGGCGCATACGGGGGTAAAGCATCCCTGATGGACCTGGTTGCTCCCAGTGGGCCGGTTTACCAGGCCGGCACCCTTTCCGGGAATCCCCTGGCCGTGGCCGCTGGGGCAAAAACCCTGGAAGTGCTGCGGAGGCCAGGAACTTATGATCGCCTCGAGGTGCTTGGCAAGAAGCTTGCGGGCGGCCTGCAGGAGCAGGCCAGAGAGGCTGAAATTCCGCTCACCGTCAACCGGATGGGCTCCATGCTGACTGCGTTTTTCAACCCTGGGCCTGTTACCGACTATTCGTCCGCGAAAAAATCTAATTCTTCGATGTTCGCGAGCTTCTTCGCAGAGCTGCTCAGGCGGGGAATTTACTTTCCTCCATCCCAGTTTGAATCACTTTTTGTCTCGATGGCACACACCGAAGAAGATATTGAGCGGGCTGTACGTTCAGCTGGCGAGGCCTTTCGCGTGATCAGGGTGGCAAAATAG
- a CDS encoding ATP-binding protein yields MISAEIETPKKIQDLGIRRSVLEDLALKILYYEGELTLLELAKKMCLSFSIVELLFERLRKEQLCEVKGMTGAVHRIAITSGGRSRALELLTLNHYYGPTPVSLDDYVARIRAQSIRDAEVRPPQVEKAFGHLVLPEETLNQMGTAVVSGRCIILYGPAGTGKTAMAESIPKIYGDRVWIPYAVEVDGQIITVYDTHLHGRYEEEEEALGEFDKRWVLCRRPRVVVGGELTLEMLDLQMNPLTKFYTAPLQMKANNGVLVVDDFGRQRMRPEDMLNRWIVPLDRRIDFLNLAGGKQIEIPFDLFVAFATNLDPRSLADEAFLRRIQTKIKVDYVPPGQFHEIFKRVCDEFGLIYDATVVDGVLSLLAALQQPLRACYPRDIAQHISWAARYQGIEPKLDGPSVRQACRNYFLES; encoded by the coding sequence ATGATCAGCGCTGAAATTGAAACGCCGAAGAAAATCCAGGATCTTGGCATACGCCGCAGCGTGCTGGAAGACCTGGCGCTGAAAATCCTCTACTACGAAGGAGAACTCACCCTTCTCGAACTTGCGAAGAAAATGTGCCTGAGTTTCAGCATCGTGGAGCTGCTTTTTGAGCGGCTCCGCAAGGAGCAGCTTTGTGAAGTGAAAGGCATGACGGGCGCCGTCCACCGGATCGCAATTACCTCCGGTGGCCGCAGCCGGGCGCTCGAGCTGTTGACGCTGAATCACTATTACGGCCCCACGCCCGTATCGCTTGACGATTATGTTGCGCGCATCCGCGCGCAAAGCATCAGGGATGCCGAAGTTCGTCCGCCCCAGGTGGAGAAGGCCTTCGGCCACCTGGTCCTTCCTGAGGAAACCCTGAATCAGATGGGAACCGCTGTCGTCTCCGGACGGTGCATTATTCTCTACGGTCCCGCCGGAACCGGCAAGACGGCCATGGCTGAAAGCATCCCCAAGATTTATGGTGATCGCGTCTGGATTCCCTACGCGGTTGAAGTCGATGGACAGATCATCACTGTCTACGACACGCACCTGCACGGACGCTATGAAGAGGAGGAAGAGGCTCTAGGCGAATTTGACAAGCGATGGGTCCTCTGCCGCCGTCCCCGCGTGGTGGTGGGCGGCGAGTTGACCCTCGAGATGCTGGACCTCCAGATGAACCCCCTCACCAAGTTTTACACCGCACCGCTGCAGATGAAAGCCAATAACGGCGTTCTGGTTGTGGATGACTTCGGCCGCCAGAGAATGCGCCCTGAGGACATGCTCAACCGCTGGATCGTTCCACTGGACCGGCGGATCGATTTCCTCAACCTGGCCGGCGGAAAGCAAATCGAGATTCCCTTTGACCTCTTTGTTGCCTTTGCAACCAACCTCGACCCCAGGTCACTGGCTGACGAAGCATTCCTTCGGCGAATTCAGACCAAAATCAAAGTGGATTACGTGCCCCCCGGCCAGTTCCACGAAATCTTCAAACGTGTGTGCGATGAATTCGGCCTGATTTATGACGCGACAGTCGTGGACGGTGTCTTGAGCCTGTTGGCTGCTCTGCAACAGCCGCTACGCGCCTGCTACCCACGCGACATTGCCCAGCATATAAGCTGGGCCGCTCGATACCAGGGAATCGAGCCAAAGCTTGATGGCCCCTCCGTACGGCAGGCTTGCCGGAACTACTTCCTGGAATCCTAG
- a CDS encoding DUF192 domain-containing protein, producing MGNNNRKRVYVYNKTRETFVATNASVADSYMGRLVGLLGRTSRWARPGQGLWIVPSYGVHTIGMLFSIDIVFLDRSNHVVHIEEHVRPFRISKVILKADSVLELPPHTIFRTRTHVGDLLEIGPLPTSVKSRSVSAPQSSEGIPKNGTTVRA from the coding sequence GTGGGCAACAATAACCGGAAACGGGTGTACGTTTACAATAAGACTCGCGAAACATTCGTCGCCACGAATGCTTCCGTCGCGGACAGTTACATGGGTCGGCTTGTGGGTCTTTTGGGAAGGACGAGCCGCTGGGCACGGCCTGGGCAGGGATTGTGGATTGTCCCTTCTTATGGCGTGCATACCATCGGAATGTTGTTCTCAATTGACATTGTCTTCCTCGATCGAAGCAACCACGTGGTCCACATCGAGGAACACGTCCGCCCGTTTAGGATCTCCAAGGTTATCCTGAAAGCCGACAGCGTGCTCGAGTTGCCGCCTCACACGATTTTCAGAACTCGAACGCACGTTGGAGACCTTCTTGAAATAGGCCCTCTGCCCACCTCGGTGAAATCACGCTCCGTATCCGCGCCCCAGTCTTCGGAAGGCATACCGAAGAACGGCACCACGGTCAGGGCATAG
- a CDS encoding type II secretion system F family protein produces the protein MLWVAVGLTFVAILVVAGALVYAFAPGEFPIADRLSRLWQPLAAQRKVSFRERQTQKAAQVLSDVGKLLPSSKDLSATKLMLVRAGYRRPEAIMALRGAKVLLPIVFAIIVYVSGLTNSNNGVFVWILALVAGFLLPDMWLSRRVRKRQTILRKALPDALDLLVVCIEAGLGLDQAFMRVSQELRITHPELCGELDLVNAQIRVGRTRIESMRELASRTGVDDIKALVAMLIQTDRFGTSVSQSLRVHADDMRMKRRQRAEEAAAKTPVKMVPPLVFFIFPALFVVILGPAIITIFRQFIGMHQ, from the coding sequence ATGCTTTGGGTAGCGGTAGGTTTAACGTTTGTTGCGATTCTCGTGGTGGCGGGCGCTCTCGTTTATGCGTTCGCACCGGGTGAGTTTCCGATTGCAGACCGGTTGTCCAGGCTCTGGCAACCTCTTGCCGCACAGAGAAAGGTCTCCTTCCGCGAAAGGCAAACGCAGAAGGCCGCTCAAGTCCTGAGCGACGTGGGAAAGCTGCTCCCTTCGTCCAAGGACCTTTCTGCCACGAAGCTGATGCTTGTGCGCGCGGGGTATCGCCGCCCGGAAGCAATCATGGCATTGCGGGGTGCCAAGGTACTCTTGCCAATCGTCTTCGCAATTATTGTTTACGTATCCGGTTTGACAAATTCAAATAATGGGGTCTTCGTCTGGATACTGGCCCTGGTGGCAGGCTTTCTCCTGCCCGATATGTGGCTATCCCGGCGCGTCAGGAAGCGTCAGACAATCCTCCGCAAAGCCCTCCCGGATGCCCTCGACCTGCTCGTGGTTTGCATCGAGGCAGGCCTGGGCCTTGACCAGGCGTTTATGCGCGTCTCACAGGAGTTGAGAATAACCCATCCCGAACTCTGCGGCGAGCTTGACCTTGTCAACGCCCAAATCCGCGTGGGGCGGACACGGATTGAATCCATGCGCGAGTTGGCCTCCCGCACAGGCGTGGACGACATCAAGGCGCTGGTGGCGATGCTCATCCAGACAGACCGTTTTGGTACCAGCGTTTCGCAGTCTTTGCGCGTCCACGCAGACGATATGCGAATGAAGCGGCGGCAAAGAGCGGAGGAGGCAGCGGCCAAGACCCCCGTTAAAATGGTTCCGCCTCTGGTGTTTTTTATCTTCCCCGCTCTGTTTGTAGTTATCCTGGGGCCTGCAATCATAACGATATTCCGCCAGTTCATCGGAATGCATCAATAA
- a CDS encoding type II secretion system F family protein: MALVLAGLTFLVIVLLVGGVFLFSAAGSAPDKVVAKRLDAIERSTKRGSESLELKVVRDELLSDVPVLHRMLLRWKWSDKLRNFIGQAGMKIKPGRLILLSAVFAVAAFLIGTRAMSSSLIGLLFVPVGGLIPIAVVAFKRRGRLKAFEKIFPEAIDLLGRAVRAGHSFSTGLEMITTELPEPVAGEFRTTFEEQNFGLPLRDALLNLSERIPLIDVRFFVTAVLIQKDTGGNLAEILDNLAHVVRERFRILGEVKIKTAQGRLTAAILISLPPIMGLILRFLNPSYMRPLFTDPIGPWIIALAVFLQVVGSLLLWKIVNIDI; this comes from the coding sequence TTTTCTCCGCCGCGGGATCGGCTCCTGACAAAGTCGTGGCAAAGCGCCTTGATGCAATTGAGCGCAGCACCAAGCGCGGGAGCGAGTCCCTCGAACTGAAGGTGGTCCGCGACGAACTTCTCAGCGACGTTCCTGTCCTTCACCGAATGTTGCTGAGGTGGAAGTGGTCCGACAAGCTGCGAAACTTTATCGGCCAGGCTGGCATGAAAATCAAGCCAGGCAGGTTGATCCTTTTAAGCGCCGTATTCGCTGTTGCCGCGTTTCTGATCGGTACCAGGGCAATGTCCAGTTCGCTGATTGGCCTCCTGTTTGTTCCCGTTGGCGGCCTGATTCCCATTGCTGTCGTGGCCTTCAAACGCAGAGGGCGTCTGAAGGCGTTTGAAAAGATTTTCCCCGAAGCCATCGACCTTCTCGGACGCGCTGTGCGCGCCGGCCATTCTTTTTCCACCGGTCTCGAGATGATTACAACCGAATTGCCGGAACCAGTAGCCGGAGAGTTCCGCACGACTTTTGAAGAGCAGAATTTCGGCCTCCCCTTACGGGACGCGTTATTGAACCTTTCAGAACGGATTCCGCTGATCGACGTGCGTTTCTTCGTAACTGCGGTTCTCATCCAGAAGGATACTGGCGGTAACTTGGCGGAAATCCTCGATAACCTTGCGCACGTGGTTCGGGAGAGGTTCAGGATTCTTGGAGAAGTAAAGATCAAGACTGCGCAGGGGCGCCTGACGGCGGCTATCCTCATTTCACTACCCCCTATCATGGGGCTCATCCTGCGTTTTCTCAATCCCAGCTATATGCGCCCCCTGTTCACTGATCCGATTGGCCCCTGGATTATAGCCCTTGCGGTGTTCCTCCAGGTTGTCGGTTCTTTATTGCTGTGGAAGATCGTTAACATCGACATTTGA